The sequence below is a genomic window from Macadamia integrifolia cultivar HAES 741 chromosome 1, SCU_Mint_v3, whole genome shotgun sequence.
TGTTAGGCTTGAGCCCAACACGTTcttaaataggtagtacatggtgcagccacctagcccaaccggcccgacacatttacaagcccgactttAACCGACTCATTTAATCCCAACTtagcccgaccccctttaatactacttatatttaaaaaaaaaaattaatactatttgtatttagtgctaaggttatgtgatatgtacagttgagatggtggtgattgttatttgaacattcatttttttttaagcataatttaattgatttaaaaggaaaatatcactcacctcccccCAAACAAAATGATTCTATCTAACATCCTCAACCGTTTGAAATGGCTGTTAAGTCAACCAGTTTTTTCTCATAATGCCTAAACTACCCTCCTAAACATAAAATACCCATTATACGCTTAATGACATAAACCCCTCTTCCCCATACCATACTCTGTCGATCAAACCCACTTCACCTTTTCCATTCAGTTCATGGAGAAGAAGCTTAGAACCTGCAATTTCTccaatcatcttcttcattgaaGCGCCAGAGGTCATGATTAGAGCCCTAGATTAGGTTctcatttctcaattttttcagTTCTCTCTGCGAACCATAAATGAACTTGGTGCCGGGAAGgtgcatttcttcttctttaggtATGACACAGAGAGCGGCTATTTATTTGAATGAGAAAACTCTgctttttttctccctcccttttCTCGCATAGTTCAAAGACTTTCAATTGAAGCTTTAGAAGTTGAAAGTTCAAAATTGAAAATCCGGCAAAGAAAATCTCTGACcctttgaaacttgaaagtagAAGAACAACATCCTTATACTTGATTCATTACAGATTCCTCATTTTGAGATGTTAATGTGGCTTTAGTATTTATTACTGTATTGATgatcaaaaataaaatggaaatcaatgttcaaacttcaaagataATTGATATTAAGAAACCCGTATGATCTGTAAACTATAAACTCCATTTCTATGAAGAGAAAACTTAAGAAAAGATCAAAACACAGAGAGTTGTATAACTGATTTCATTGAAGAGGATTGACGACTCAAACAAAGAAAATggcaggggaggagagagagatattagaatatttctatgtgggctttatattaattgggtttttgtAATTTAATAAAACCAGACTAATTAGTTAGTCTAATTAAGTGGGACATATAggatttaattagtttaatatggACTGGCTAGTGTGGACTTTAGTTAACTATTGGACTTGTGATGAGTGGGTCAATTGaaaaactttataaatagagagctaGGCCTCTCCTCTAACCCTAATATAATTTACAACGTGCATtatggagagagggagaaaggtaAAGAGACAGGGTTTTTTGTGGCTTCCTCCCTTGTATGCACAGGTTCCTTGTCTATCCATTGAACATAGGGGAATAGAAGAAAAGTACCTTGCTACGTGGATTAGAAGGTTTTTTACTGCGCTTTGTTTTACTATAGATCCCAAACAAGGTACGCTTTTATTGTTTATAGTTTCTATACcattgttcttggtgttcttaatCTTTCTATTGGGTGTAGAGATTATATCTTGATGAGATTTTAATCTTAtatgtggtatcagagccaccatAAATTAGGTTTAGACCCATAATTATGTTTGCAAGGGATAGATTAAAATTTCTGGGTTGAATCCATGGATTATGAGTGATTaagtttaaaaccctaattaaaatCATAATCAAATTTATTAGTGATGGATTATAATTTTTGGATTGGATCCATGAATTAAAGATGATTAGATTTTGGAGGCTCTAATCAATTAGGGATGATTATTTTAGAAACCTTAATTGATTAGGGATGAttattttaaaaccctaattaattAAGAATGAttatttttgaaaccctaatcaGTAAAGATTATTaggtttaaaaccctaattattgAAAATGAATAGTACCCATGGTACTATTCAtgggattaaaaataaatgaagaaatattCTAATGGATGATTAAAGTATTAAATAATGTTATTACCATCTAATGTAATTTTAGGGATAATTTTTAGCCCTTTATCCTCGTGTctaaaattacatattatttggtttgatgTGAGTGATTAATTATGTCCCAGTATGAGAGAGttttataaatttgattaagTTGTAGCCACCAAAGTGGTCTTTTTGATCGAATTTATGGAATATCGATCTTATATGGTAGTGGGATGTCTCTAGTTCTAATACATAGTCATACACCCAAAGGAGGTGATTGTGTATTAGTACTTTGAGGGTCACATAGATAGCATATGGTTGAGAATTGACTAACCCAAGTAGTCTAAACACCCAAAGGTGATAACCTATCAAATGTTGGAATATGTTTTCATGGTCACTGATATGTGGAGGGTTCTACAATTTCATGTTATGAATTTAGCCCAAATGTGTTTATAtaatgatgtttgtgaactcTTAATCGGTgtacttatatattttttaagttaCACGATACTCGCATTATGCTAATGACAtacattgtttatttttctgTCACCTTTTCTGTCAACAATAACATGGTTACTATTGAAGTTTTACTTGGGTCAAATTACAAGAAATGGAAAGAGGATGTGTTGTTTTCCATGTAAATGGAGATGTTCACACATCCCTTATTATGAATAAACCAACAGATCTCACTGATCAGAGCACTAATGATGAAAAATTAGTGCAGGATgtatgggtaaaaaaaaaatctcatctgtTTATTGTCCATAAAGAGGTTATCAAAGATCACCTAAAAAATGGTTTGCCTACTGATTGCACTGCTAAGGAGATAATGGATGCAATGGCACTCAGGAACCGAGTTTCATTGAATACTGAAATAGTAAGTCTTCTGCATGAACTTTTCAATTTGAGGTATGATGGTTCTAGAGGTGTTAGGGACTATATAATTCGAATGATGGATTACCAAACCAAACTCAAAGTCTTAAATATTTCTCTTCCTGATCCTTGCATTGTCCATCAAGCCTTAAATATCATTCATTCTGAATTTGGGATTATCAAAACCAATTATAACTTTCAAGATGAATCTTGGACCATTATTGACTTGATCTCTAAAGTTGTTACTAAGgaagaaaaactgaaaaatGAGAAAACCCATATAACCTTGTTTGCTTCTAGCTCCAGTTTTCATAAAGTTAAATAGCTTAAATCTCATACTAATAAAGTTGCTCAGGAGACCAATAAGGAGTTTGGTCAATCTAGAAATTTGGGTCCTAGGAAACCCTCTTTTAAGAAGGAGGGTGGCCATTGTTTCTTTCGTAAGAAAAAGGGTCATATGAAAAAGGAATGCCCTAAGTACACGACTTGGTTATCTAAACATGAGCATAGAAGTAATGATTCTTTGGCACATGTTTGTGAATCCAATTTGTTAGAAGCGCCATCCAGCTCTTGGTGGCTAAATAGTGGTGTAACTAATCATGTTGTTTTTACCATATGGGGATTCATAAATCGGAAGAAGCTAAATAAAGATGAATTAAAGCTCACTATGGGGAACAATGAACAAGCTGATGTAGAATTCGTGGGTGATGTCATTTTAATTATAGACGCTAGTTTTAAATTGATgttaagaaacattttttatatACCGTCCTTTGGGCAAAATTTAATTTTCGTTTCAGTTTTAGACTTGTGTGGTTACCATTTTGAAATAAAGAACACTATGGTTAATTTATTCTTCAATTCAAATAAAGTTGGTTATTATACTATGTCTTATGGACTATATAGATTATGATTAGCTCTTCATGATAGTTATGTCTCTTGTAATGTTAAAATAATTGTTCCCAAAAGGCCTTTACCTAAGGAACAATCTTACATGTTATGGCATAAAAGACTTGGTCACATCTATAAGGAAAGAGTTGAAAGGTTGGTAAAGTCTGACATCTTGTCTACTCTTGAAGGTAACCTAGAGACATGTGTAGACTgttgtaaaagaaaaatgaccaagtaaaagaaaaatgaccATGATAAAGAAAAGGTCGGTAGTCCGTAGTTCTGACATATTGGAGGCTATTCACACCGACATTAGTGGACCCTATACAGCtatattttgtaaaaaaatttatttcatcATATATATTGATGATTATTCTCGATATGGTTTTCTATTCTTGATTAAGGAAAAGTCTGAGTCTCTtgataaatttaagatttttaggaCTGAAGTCAAAAAACAGTTGTAAAAGGTTATTAAAGTTGTTAGATCTGACCGGGGTGGTGAATATTATGGTAGACATGACGATGCTGGATAGCTTAAAGACCTGTTTTCTAAATACTTAGAGGATTCTAGGATAGTAGGTCAATTTATTATGCCTGAGAGTCCTGAGCAGAATGGATATGACAAGAAGTATGGTTAATAAGATAAATTTACCTCAGTTTTTATGGGGTGAGGCTTTGAAGATAGCCCTTTATATCCTTAATCTTAGAGTTTGGGGATGTCCTACAGAAGTAAGGTTGTATAATCCAACTTTGAGCAAGTTGGACTTCAGGACTACTCACTGCTACTTTGTTGCTTACCCTGATCATTCGAAAGGGTATATTTTTGTAACCCTTGCGAAGGTACTAGAATTGTGGAATCACAGACAGCAAAGTTTCTAGAACTTGACGTGACTGAGAAGGATAGTTGTTCTCAGACAATAGAGAACAATAATTAGGTTGGGACGATTATACCATTTACTTTACCTATTCAGATGGATGCAAAGCCTACTACACCAGTTGCTGCACCTATTGAGATACAGGAGCATATTGTTGATATAGCTCCTACTGAGGTTCCCCAGGTTCAGAATGTGGTTGTGGAGGGTCCACTCAGGAGATCCACCAGGGAGAGGAGGTCAGCCATACCACCACACTATATGGTCTATTTGGTAGAACATGACTACGACATCGGTTGTGTGATTAATCCAGTTTCTTATTCAGATGCTATTTCTAGCCATTTTTAGATTTGCGGTTGGATGCAATGAAAGATGAAATGCAATCGATGAAACATAATAGTGTTTGGGAGCTTGTTGAATTACCTGAAGGTTTTGTGGCGAATGGTTTTGATCATCTTATATGTAGACTTAATAAGTCTATTTATGAGCTCAAGCAAGCTTCCAGGCAATGGTACTTTAATTTTGACAATGTTGTGACCTCATTCAATTTTGTTAAGAACCAGGTAGATCAGTGTATATATCACAAGGTCAGTGGGAgtagatttattttctttatactttatgtggatgatatcttgCTTGCAAGAAATGATCTAGGACAGTTGCATGAGACAAAACAACTGTTATATAGGGAGTTTAACATAAAGAACCTTAGTGATGCGTCTTTTATCCTTGGCATTGAGATCCATAGGGATCGTTCTCGCCGATTGTTAGGTCTTTCTCAGAGGGCATATAGTGATCGTGTTCTGAAGAGGTTTAGTATGCTGGATTGCAAATCTGAGAATGTTCTAATTCTCAAGGGTGATAAACTGAGCTTATAAAAATGCCCTAAAAGTAATATTGAGAGAGATTTAATGAAAAAAGTACCCTAAAATAGTGCACTTGGAAGCATGAGTATGCTCAAGTTGGTACTAGACCAGATATTGCTTTTGTAATAGGAGTTCTAGGCAAATATCAGTCAGACCTCGGTCACGATCACTGGGTTGCTACCAAGAAGGTTTTGAGGTACTTAAATAGGACAAAGAATTATATGTTGATTTACAGACGTGTTCAAGACCTACAGCTAGTAGGGTATACAGACTTTGACTTTGCTGATTGTCAGGATGACAGGAAGTCCATATCatgatatattttcttaatagCGGGTGGGGTAGTATTGTGGAAAAGTGCGAAACAGAAATTGATTATTTCTTTGAATATGCAAACAGAATTTGTAGCATGCTATGGAGCAGCTACTCAGGCAATTTGGCTCAGGAACCTCATAAGGAAATTGACAGTGTTTGATTTTATGGCTAAACCCATCCAGTTGTACTGCGATAACATTCTGCTATGTTGTTTATTAACAATAATAAGGGTATCACACGGTCCAAGCATATGGAGGTCAAATATTTGACCATAAAGGAAAAGGTTAAGAAAGGTGATATCACAGTAGAGCATATTAATACAAATGATATGGTAGTTGATCCCCTTACTAAAGGCCTTCGCCCTTATGTTTTTTAGAGACATTTCATTAGCATGAACTTAGGAGCATCATGGGATGCagttgatattttattttgctctaTTGTGTAATAAATTTTTCATCTGTGCTTTTACCTTTTGGTGATTTTTTGGATTATATATTAACTGTCTTTTGTGTGTAATTATATTCAATAAAATGTAGTTTTGTTATAACTGTTATATTTAACACGTGGGTATTTTATATGTTGgcatgttttatatatatatatatatatatatagatatataaatGTTTGAAGTCGTAAAGTATGTGTTAACCTTGAGCAAAGGCTGGGGCATTCAGTTATTAGCCTTAAGATATGTCTTATAACACATAAAGTATAACTCAAGTAATTGAAGGTAAGACATACAGGTTCATTGGAACTATAAAGAATTTTCTCTAATGTGATTGTATcacttaagagagagaaaattggacTGACAAGGGGATAACACATATGAAAACTATTATGTGGGTGTTATCTAGTTGCCACACTACTATATTAAATCCATGTTAGTAGAGTTGAGAGCTCTTGTGACCATGGAAGGTCTTGTGTCGTCTACAAGATGCAGTTACCGCCATGTTTCTACCAAATTTTGGATTGTATGTTGAAGACGcgagcatctttcagtgttatgCCCCTTCTGggtatggtaagcacaatattcatggtccttataccaagctgggggagggttgctgattgtCCGTggagttatttttggaaacccaattttgtcaccctcctttggctatgatgaattacgAATCANNNNNNNNNNNNNNNNNNNNNNNNNNNNNNNNNNNNNNNNNNNNNNNNNNNNNNNNNNNNNNNNNNNNNNNNNNNNNNNNNNNNNNNNNNNNNNNNNNNNNNNNNNNNNNNNNNNNNNNNNNNNNNNNNNNNNNNNNNNNNNNNNNNNNNNNNNNNNNNNNNNNNNNNNNNNNNNNNNNNNNNNNNNNNNNNNNNNNNNNNNNNNNNNNNNNNNNNNNNNNNNNNNNNNNNNNNNNNNNNNNNNNNNNNNNNNNNNNNNNNNNNNNNNNNNNNNNNNNNNNNNNNNNNNNNNNNNNNNNNNNNNNNNNNNNNNNNNNNNNNNNNNNNNNNNNNNNNNNNNNNNNNNNNNNNNNNNNNNNNNNNNNNNNNNNNNNNNNNNNNNNNNAGTTCGAGAAGGAGGTGAAAGACAAAGGTTAAACTCGCTCGCCTACTGATCTCAGAGGCCAAGGAATCTTTTGATAATCAGCTCAAGATCCAAAAAATCAAAGACACCATTTATGTTGTCAATGAATAGCTTGCGAAGGCGAAGAAGCAGGGAGCTTTCTAATCTAATTGCCGCCTGGCAATGAGGcttgtcaagtggaaggggaAGCATTTTGATCGACACAATATGGTATGGGGAAGAGGGGTTTATTTCATTAAGGGTATATTGGGTATTTTATGTTTAGGAGGGTAGTTTAGGCATTATAAGAAAAAACTAGCTGACTTAACAGCCATTTCAAACGGTTAAAGACATTAGATAGAATCATTTTATTTGGGAGAAGTGAGtggaattttcaaaaaagtgtgggatcaagttgatatttcgacATAGTTCAGAAGAGGGgagtgaatttaaaaaaaaaaaaaaaaaaatttattattatttattatttgacTATTCCATTTGAGCTAGATCAAACCAGACATGTGGTAGTACTTTATTTGAAGCCTCCAGATATCCTCTTTTAGTTGCACAACATATATATTATCTTTAGTTTCTATATCctcattttcaattttttttggtaacctcGTTTTCAATTAGAAAGCATATATATNNNNNNNNNNNNNNNNNNNNgaaatatatatatatatatatatatatatatatatggtcaCTATCATTAAAGTCAAAAAGGTTTCGAGATAACCCTAACTTAAAGCCATAATGTGAAGTAACATGCTTTCTCTATACTTGTCAATGCTTTGAatagaatatattttattacaaaACAAATTATTCTTAGCTAAACCACTCATATACTTTTGCTTTAGGGTAGGTGTGGTAGGTTAGACCTAATCCCAACGCTACACTACTTCCTAAATAGACACATCAATACATATAATCCAAGAAGGAATCTCAAAACCTTCAACTCTTAAAGCCTCTGAAACTCCTTAAATTGAACTCTTTACAAGAACCATATACAACCTTGTTAAGAAACCTCAAAAGCCTTGTACTTCATTAGGGCTCTTTGAACTTAGCTAGAAGTGTATGTTGCAGTTGCACCATCATCCTTCATAGAAGAGCTTGTGACCAGATTTTTTCCAGCTAGCAATGGCAGAAAAAAAActgggtttgatggacacacaTATCCAACACGAACCACATCAGAAAATACATCCAATGGATCCGGAAGCGCCGCCACCACCTACAGTTCCATTGGTGCCACAAGATTTAACAAGATCAGAGAAAGGTGATCCAGTCGAGCAACACCCTCCTCCGGTGCCCCGCCAGATTTTTCCGATCGTCTACTCGGAGCCGCCgcgaaagaaaagaagttgttCTTGTTGCAGGTGCTTGTGTTGGACAATTAGCCTCCTCATACTCCTAGTGATTATCATTGCAGCTACTATTGGAATTCTTTATATTGTCTTCCAACCAAAGATTCCATCATACTCCATAGATCATCTTAGGATCACTCAGTTCATGATCAACACAGATATGAGCCTTTCTGCTAAATTTATCATCAGGCTTACAGCAAGAAACCCTAACAAGAAAATAGGAATATACTATGAAGATGGGAGCAACATTAGTGCTTGGTATACAAGTACTAAGCTATGTGAAGGGTCTTTACCAAAATTCTATCAGGGTCACAAGAACACAACAGTTCTTGATGTGGAATTAACTGGTCAAATTCCTGATGGAAATACTGTTGTTCAAGCATTATCTCAGCAACAACAGACAGGTAGTATTCCATTGATTCTTAATGCTAAAGTTCCAGTGAGGATGAAGCTTGGTAGATTGAAGCTTATGAAGGTGAAGCCCAATGTTATGTGCAATTTGGTGGTGGATAGCTTGACTCAGAATAATTTTATTAGCATTAAAACTAGTAGctgtaaattgaaatttaagctttagtttcttttcttacattttcttttttgtttattattattaaatttttttttttccataatagaGGGACTTTAATTTTTCCAAAGTGTGGGGATTACGTATGTTTATCCACTTGATTTGTTGATATATACTGCTATGAATAATTCATTTATTGGGTTATATTGTGTGAAATGAATTGATGAATTGGAAGTTTAATTTGGTGGtttaaattttttggaaat
It includes:
- the LOC122081731 gene encoding NDR1/HIN1-like protein 6, giving the protein MAEKKLGLMDTHIQHEPHQKIHPMDPEAPPPPTVPLVPQDLTRSEKGDPVEQHPPPVPRQIFPIVYSEPPRKKRSCSCCRCLCWTISLLILLVIIIAATIGILYIVFQPKIPSYSIDHLRITQFMINTDMSLSAKFIIRLTARNPNKKIGIYYEDGSNISAWYTSTKLCEGSLPKFYQGHKNTTVLDVELTGQIPDGNTVVQALSQQQQTGSIPLILNAKVPVRMKLGRLKLMKVKPNVMCNLVVDSLTQNNFISIKTSSCKLKFKL